A stretch of DNA from candidate division TA06 bacterium:
CCATATGTCGTTTTGGCTACCCTGCACGCATAGTCTATGTCTGCTCGAATTGTCTGGAGGGGAATTCTCCCATCCTTGTACCACTCCCTTCGAGCAATTTCAGCACCGGCAAGTCTTCCCGAACATGCCACCTTTATTCCCTTCGCACCCATCCTCATTGAAGAGACAACCGCCCTCTTCATCGCCCTCCTGAAAGCAATCCTCTGTTCAAGCTGCCTGGCTATGTTGTCTGCAACAAGGTGCGCGTCCAGCTCAGGAATCCTTATCTCCTCTATGTTCAAGTATATCTCTTTGCCTGTAAGGTGCTTCAACTCATCCCTCAGACGATCAACCTCAACACCCTTCCTACCGATGACTATGCCAGGCCTGGCAGTATGTATGGTAACAGTGACCTTCCGTGCGGTCCTTTCAATCTCTATTTTACTTACAGCAGCTTTCTTCAACCTTTCTCTCGTATACCCTCTCACCTTGAAATCCTCATTGAGCAGCCCGGCGTAGTTCTTCTTGGCAAACCATCTAGAGTCCCAGTTCTTGATGAAACCAAGCCTGAATCCTATCGGATGAGTTTTGTGCCCCAAAAGATCTCCTTTCTGTCTCCTACTTCTTCTCGTGCTCAGCTACCACTATGGTCACATGGCTTGTTCTCTTCCTTATCCTGGTCGCCCTCCCATAAGCTCTAGGCCTCCACCGCTTCATGGTCGACCCAGGATCTACGCGGGCCTCCTTCACAAAAAGATCTTCCATTTTGAGCTCACCCGTTCCCACCACCTGTATGGCATTTGACGCAGCAGACTTAATCACCTTTGCGAGCATCACTCCCGCAGCCTTGGGAAGATATCTCAAGTATTCCAAGGCATCCGGAACGTCCTTCC
This window harbors:
- the rpsC gene encoding 30S ribosomal protein S3, whose protein sequence is MGHKTHPIGFRLGFIKNWDSRWFAKKNYAGLLNEDFKVRGYTRERLKKAAVSKIEIERTARKVTVTIHTARPGIVIGRKGVEVDRLRDELKHLTGKEIYLNIEEIRIPELDAHLVADNIARQLEQRIAFRRAMKRAVVSSMRMGAKGIKVACSGRLAGAEIARREWYKDGRIPLQTIRADIDYACRVAKTTYGTIGVKVWIFMGEVLGRSEEEEAFRTEPRGPGHGLP
- a CDS encoding 50S ribosomal protein L22, which gives rise to MEGRAVARYVRFSAKKTRPIMEHIKGKDVPDALEYLRYLPKAAGVMLAKVIKSAASNAIQVVGTGELKMEDLFVKEARVDPGSTMKRWRPRAYGRATRIRKRTSHVTIVVAEHEKK